The Longimicrobium sp. genomic sequence GCCACCCAGGCGGCCCTCACCGCGCGCGGGCTCCGTCCTCTCGGAGCCCGCAGGCGGCTGCCCCGTTTTTTACACCATGGCATCGTCCCGCGGCATCGCGATGCCGCGCTCGCGGGCGAGCCGGGCGGCCTCGCGCGCGGCGTAGTCGCGGAACGCGCGCAGGGCGCCGGCGTCCCACGCGAGCCCGCCGGTGCGGCGCGTCCCGGGAGTGACGGGGATGGAAGACTGGTAGCAGGCGAGGGCGCGCTCGACCAGCGGCCGGTGCCCGGGCGCGAGGTGCGCCAGCGCCCAGCGCGCCCCCTCCTCCTTGCTGGCGACGGTGCCGGGACCCTCGCGGAGGAGCTGGAGCGTGCGGCAGGCGTTGAGGACGGCGTAGAACGGGCTCTCCAGCACGTGGTCGCCCGCCACGATCCAGGCGAAGTCGCCCAGCACCGATTCGAGGAAGTCCTCCCACGGCACGGGCCCGAACACCTCGGCGGGAGGCGGGCCGAGGAGCGCGATGCCGCGGGCCCGGGCGACCGTGACGTGCGCCGCCAGGTCGGGGTCGCGCGCGCCGGGCGGATGCTGGTAGGCGCCGCCGCGGACGCTCTCCTCCAGGTTCTCGCTGAAGTGGAAGTCGTACGGCAGCGGGTGATGGAAGGCGCGCGCGTGCCGCTCCAGCACCACGCTCAGCTCCAGGTATCCCACCGTGGGCCGCGCGTCGGCGAGCGCCAGGAGGCGCCGG encodes the following:
- a CDS encoding aminoglycoside adenylyltransferase domain-containing protein, encoding MEQAAGRAQRWENADADVRAWVEKVVAALREELGASLVGVYLHGSLAAGCYRRPKSDVDLLAVAREPMAEEARRSLARRLLALADARPTVGYLELSVVLERHARAFHHPLPYDFHFSENLEESVRGGAYQHPPGARDPDLAAHVTVARARGIALLGPPPAEVFGPVPWEDFLESVLGDFAWIVAGDHVLESPFYAVLNACRTLQLLREGPGTVASKEEGARWALAHLAPGHRPLVERALACYQSSIPVTPGTRRTGGLAWDAGALRAFRDYAAREAARLARERGIAMPRDDAMV